One Cucumis sativus cultivar 9930 chromosome 1, Cucumber_9930_V3, whole genome shotgun sequence DNA segment encodes these proteins:
- the LOC101207264 gene encoding PTI1-like tyrosine-protein kinase At3g15890 yields the protein MGSSFSCCDSEKVDRQRLGSSGFNSSSWRMYTYKELHAATNGFHDDNKLGEGGFGSVYWGKTTDGLQIAVKKLKAMNYKAEMEFAVEVEVLARLRHKNLLGLRGYCVGTDQRLIVYDYMPNLSLLSHLHGHFASEALLDWKRRLKIALGSAQGILYLHQEVKPHIIHRDIKASNVLLDSDFEPLVADFGFAKLIPEGVSHMTTRVKGTLGYLAPEYAMWGKVSESCDVFSYGILLLELMTGRKPIERLPGGAKRTISEWVNMTINKDRFKDLADKKLKGQLNWKEFEQVMHLAIMCVQTEAEKRPTIKQVVEILKGLVATDNAGNNKMPVLMSIPSVRPYDNNNINKNDSEDHHRYQLASKEFHRGGDEQESFDYGVFSAIEEQKIIRDYPYTNHTQQPQNFWRTNA from the exons ATGGGATCCTCTTTCAGTTGCTGTGATTCTGAGAAAGTAGACCGACAACG GTTGGGTAGTAGTGGTTTCAACAGTAGTTCATGGAGGATGTATACATACAAGGAGTTGCATGCGGCAACTAATGGTTTCCATGATGATAACAAACTGGGAGAAGGTGGATTTGGAAGTGTTTACTGGGGAAAGACTACTGATGGCCTTCAG ATAGCagtgaagaaattgaaagcGATGAATTATAAGGCGGAAATGGAGTTTGCAGTAGAAGTGGAAGTGCTGGCGAGGTTGAGGCATAAGAATTTGTTGGGTCTGAGGGGTTACTGTGTGGGAACTGATCAAAGGCTAATTGTTTATGACTACATGCCAAATCTCAGCTTACTCTCTCATCTTCATGGCCACTTCGCTTCTGAAGCTCTCTTGGATTGGaaaagaagattgaaaattGCTCTTGGCTCTGCTCAAGGCATTTT GTATTTGCATCAAGAAGTAAAACCCCACATAATCCACAGAGACATAAAAGCAAGCAACGTACTACTAGACTCAGATTTTGAGCCATTGGTAGCCGACTTCGGGTTTGCAAAGCTAATCCCCGAGGGTGTTAGCCACATGACAACTCGTGTCAAAGGGACTTTAGGTTATCTTGCTCCCGAATACGCTATGTGGGGCAAAGTTTCCGAGAGCTGCGATGTGTTCAGCTACGGGATACTTTTACTCGAGCTGATGACGGGAAGGAAGCCAATAGAAAGACTCCCTGGAGGAGCAAAGAGAACGATTTCAGAATGGGTTAATATGACAATAAACAAAGACAGATTCAAAGACTTAGCTGACAAGAAACTCAAGGGACAGTTGAATTGGAAAGAGTTCGAACAAGTAATGCATTTAGCAATAATGTGTGTCCAAACGGAGGCAGAGAAACGACCTACAATAAAACAAGTGGTGGAAATTTTGAAAGGGTTGGTGGCTACTGATAATGCTGGAAATAACAAAATGCCCGTATTAATGAGTATTCCAAGTGTTAGACcatatgataataataatattaataaaaatgatagtgAAGATCATCATCGTTACCAGCTAGCTAGCAAGGAATTTCATAGAGGTGGAGATGAACAAGAGAGTTTTGATTATGGGGTTTTTAGTGCCATTGAAGAGCAGAAGATCATAAGAGATTATCCTTACACAAATCATACACAACAACCGCAGAATTTTTGGAGAACGAATGCTTAA
- the LOC101214570 gene encoding protein GLUTAMINE DUMPER 1 encodes MAASREPFNVLPHSAAPVAHHQQLQQQQHSPWHSPVPYLFGGLAAMLGLIAFALLILACSYWKLSGYLDGSDAANREPDLEAGADDTQKQASPVFEEKILVIMAGEMKPTYLATPMSSRSSSFGDTKSNTSCSSKGSSTGDKEEKSVGLTETVKHSTADQEKQSIDNRETPESSDPMTH; translated from the coding sequence ATGGCGGCTAGCCGAGAGCCCTTCAATGTTTTACCTCACTCCGCCGCTCCGGTGGCCCATCATCAACAATTACAGCAGCAGCAACACTCCCCATGGCATTCCCCTGTTCCTTACTTATTCGGTGGCTTGGCCGCTATGTTAGGACTCATCGCTTTTGCCCTTCTAATCCTCGCTTGCTCTTACTGGAAACTCTCTGGTTACCTAGATGGTAGCGACGCTGCCAACCGAGAACCCGACTTGGAGGCTGGAGCCGACGACACCCAGAAACAAGCTTCCCCTGTTTTTGAAGAGAAAATCTTGGTTATTATGGCCGGAGAAATGAAGCCCACGTATTTGGCTACACCCATGTCTAGTAGATCATCTTCTTTTGGGGATACCAAAAGTAATACTAGTTGTAGTAGTAAGGGCAGTAGTACCGGCGACAAGGAGGAGAAATCGGTGGGTTTAACGGAGACGGTGAAACACAGCACAGCAGACCAGGAGAAACAGAGTATAGATAACAGAGAAACTCCTGAATCTTCAGATCCGATGActcattaa